Proteins co-encoded in one Microbacterium hydrocarbonoxydans genomic window:
- the yicI gene encoding alpha-xylosidase: MKFTDGFWQLRPGVTALYAQEAYDITETTDTPDGPGLVITAPTMTITKRGDTLNRPVLTTTLSSPAEGVIRVRIAHHEGARWHGGFGLPGAGGGAASATVSAAGGALDAGALVARITPGSPWNLSFEVDGHRVTGSGHKAQGYVRLAPGAQVDSGIVDNARQGGSGSNGTAPTASAFVHEQLDLGVGELIYGLGERFGPLVKNGQSVDIWNADGGTSSEQAYKSIPFHLSNRGYGVLVNDPGHVSYEIGSESVERVQFSVSGEVLEYFVIAGPTPKDVLGRYTALTGRPPVVPAWSYGLWLSTSFTTDYDEQTVSSFIDEMAARELPVSVFHFDCFWMREFNWCDFEWDPRVFPDPEGMLSRLHEKDLRVCVWINPYIAQRSPLFREAADHGFLVTRPDGSVWQWDLWQAGMGLVDFTNPDATAWYQGHLRRLIAQGVDCFKTDFGERIPTEVVWSDGSDPERMHNLYTDLYNRAVHDVLTEARGADDAVLFARSATAGGQSMPVHWGGDSTSTYTSMAETLRGGLSLALSGFAFWSHDIGGFEGTPDAGVFKRWTAFGLLGSHSRFHGSSSYRVPWMFDEEAVDVTRRFTQLKMRLMPYLYQQGLDAVHTGLPLMRPMQVEFPHDPAVGYLDRQYMLGSGLLVAPVFSADGSVEFYLPDGVWTSLLTGETVTGGAWRRETHGYDSLPLYVRSGTVLPWGARSDRPDYDYHEGLQLRVFPGGSGTTTVDVTAPDGDRRVYTVDLSEVTG, from the coding sequence ATGAAGTTCACCGATGGATTCTGGCAGCTGCGTCCGGGCGTCACCGCGCTCTATGCGCAGGAGGCCTACGACATCACCGAGACCACCGACACCCCAGACGGACCCGGCCTCGTCATCACGGCGCCGACCATGACGATCACCAAGCGCGGCGACACACTCAACCGGCCGGTGCTGACCACCACCCTCTCGTCTCCCGCAGAAGGCGTGATCCGCGTGCGCATCGCCCACCACGAGGGCGCGAGATGGCACGGCGGCTTCGGGCTCCCGGGCGCGGGCGGAGGCGCAGCGTCGGCGACCGTCTCGGCAGCGGGGGGTGCTCTCGACGCGGGCGCTCTGGTGGCCAGGATCACCCCCGGCTCGCCGTGGAACCTCTCGTTCGAGGTCGACGGGCACCGGGTGACCGGGAGCGGCCACAAGGCGCAGGGATACGTGCGACTCGCCCCCGGAGCGCAGGTCGACTCGGGCATCGTCGACAACGCCCGCCAGGGCGGGTCAGGGTCGAACGGCACGGCCCCCACCGCATCGGCATTCGTGCACGAGCAGCTCGACCTCGGTGTCGGCGAGCTGATCTACGGCCTGGGCGAGCGCTTCGGTCCACTGGTCAAGAACGGCCAGTCGGTCGACATCTGGAACGCAGACGGCGGCACCTCCAGCGAACAGGCGTACAAGAGCATCCCCTTCCATCTGTCGAACCGCGGCTACGGAGTGCTGGTCAACGACCCGGGGCACGTGTCGTACGAGATCGGCTCCGAGTCCGTGGAGCGGGTGCAGTTCTCCGTCTCCGGCGAGGTCCTCGAGTACTTCGTGATCGCCGGGCCCACGCCCAAGGACGTGCTCGGACGCTACACGGCGCTCACCGGGCGGCCGCCCGTCGTGCCCGCATGGTCGTACGGCCTCTGGCTGTCGACGAGCTTCACCACCGACTACGACGAGCAGACCGTCAGCTCGTTCATCGACGAGATGGCGGCGCGGGAGCTGCCGGTGTCGGTGTTCCACTTCGACTGCTTCTGGATGCGCGAGTTCAACTGGTGCGACTTCGAATGGGACCCCCGGGTGTTCCCGGACCCCGAGGGCATGCTCTCGCGACTGCACGAGAAGGACCTGAGGGTCTGCGTGTGGATCAACCCCTACATCGCCCAGCGCTCCCCGCTCTTCCGTGAAGCGGCCGACCACGGGTTCCTCGTCACCCGACCCGACGGGTCGGTGTGGCAGTGGGACCTGTGGCAGGCGGGCATGGGCCTCGTCGACTTCACGAATCCCGACGCCACCGCGTGGTACCAGGGCCACCTGCGCCGCTTGATCGCCCAGGGCGTCGACTGCTTCAAGACCGACTTCGGCGAGCGCATCCCCACAGAGGTGGTGTGGTCGGACGGCTCGGATCCCGAGCGGATGCACAACCTGTACACCGACCTCTACAACCGGGCGGTGCACGATGTGCTGACCGAGGCGCGTGGCGCCGACGACGCTGTGCTCTTCGCCCGCTCGGCGACAGCCGGTGGGCAGAGCATGCCGGTGCACTGGGGCGGCGACTCCACGTCGACCTACACGTCGATGGCGGAGACCCTGCGCGGCGGGCTCTCGCTGGCACTCAGCGGGTTCGCCTTCTGGAGCCACGACATCGGCGGCTTCGAAGGCACCCCGGACGCCGGGGTCTTCAAGCGATGGACCGCGTTCGGTCTGCTCGGCTCGCACTCGCGATTCCACGGCTCCAGCTCCTACCGGGTGCCGTGGATGTTCGACGAGGAGGCCGTCGACGTCACGCGTCGGTTCACGCAGCTGAAGATGCGTCTGATGCCGTATCTGTATCAGCAGGGTCTGGATGCCGTGCACACGGGCCTGCCGCTGATGCGCCCGATGCAGGTGGAGTTCCCCCACGATCCTGCGGTCGGGTACCTGGACCGCCAGTACATGCTCGGGTCCGGTCTGCTGGTCGCCCCCGTCTTCTCCGCCGACGGATCGGTCGAGTTCTATCTGCCCGACGGCGTGTGGACCTCGTTGCTCACCGGCGAGACGGTGACGGGCGGCGCATGGCGTCGAGAGACGCACGGGTACGACTCCCTGCCGCTGTATGTGCGGTCGGGAACGGTGCTGCCGTGGGGCGCGCGGAGCGATCGCCCCGACTACGACTATCACGAGGGTCTGCAGCTGCGCGTGTTCCCCGGCGGCTCCGGCACCACCACGGTCGACGTGACCGCGCCCGATGGCGATCGACGCGTCTACACCGTCGATCTGTCGGAGGTGACCGGATGA
- a CDS encoding sugar ABC transporter permease, translating into MSLATRREGRTKLPPEEPSIPQRRGGTGAYWMYLLPGFVLLLVVVIVPLVWNVYLTFTKWKGVRTPEFIGLENWQKILTDSDFWTSFTNSVWMIIAMVVVPTIVGLMVAALLFDVVGRKFGGKVGSFLRATYYLPQILPIAVAGIVIGWIVRPGGDGALNQILSWFGIPAYDWLGQMPSALIVLMVVMVWVQLGYPVVVFMAALQRVDPELYEAAELDGANWFQRFSAITMSIIRPEIFVVTLTCTIAALKVFGPVYIITRGGPAGSTLVPAYYAYQEFFTKRNVGYGATIATVLTIVVVIVSIIFIRVQNSLERKERAGL; encoded by the coding sequence ATGTCACTCGCCACCCGCCGTGAGGGCCGCACGAAGCTGCCGCCCGAAGAGCCGTCGATCCCGCAGCGCCGCGGAGGGACCGGCGCGTACTGGATGTACCTGCTCCCCGGCTTCGTGCTCCTGCTCGTCGTCGTCATCGTCCCGCTCGTCTGGAACGTGTACCTCACCTTCACGAAGTGGAAGGGAGTGCGCACTCCGGAGTTCATCGGGCTCGAGAACTGGCAGAAGATCCTCACCGACAGCGACTTCTGGACCTCGTTCACCAACTCCGTCTGGATGATCATCGCCATGGTGGTCGTTCCCACGATCGTCGGCCTCATGGTCGCCGCGCTCCTGTTCGACGTCGTCGGTCGCAAGTTCGGCGGCAAGGTCGGAAGCTTCCTGCGGGCGACCTACTACCTTCCGCAGATCCTCCCCATCGCCGTGGCCGGCATCGTGATCGGGTGGATCGTGCGCCCCGGTGGCGACGGAGCACTGAACCAGATCCTCAGCTGGTTCGGCATCCCGGCCTACGACTGGCTCGGTCAGATGCCCTCGGCGCTGATCGTGCTCATGGTGGTCATGGTGTGGGTGCAGCTCGGCTATCCCGTCGTGGTCTTCATGGCAGCGCTGCAGCGCGTCGATCCCGAGCTCTACGAAGCCGCCGAGCTCGACGGGGCCAACTGGTTCCAGCGTTTCTCGGCGATCACGATGAGCATCATCCGCCCCGAGATCTTCGTCGTCACCCTGACCTGCACGATCGCCGCTCTGAAGGTGTTCGGTCCGGTCTACATCATCACGCGCGGCGGCCCCGCAGGTTCGACCCTCGTGCCGGCCTACTACGCGTATCAGGAGTTCTTCACCAAGCGGAACGTGGGCTACGGCGCGACGATCGCCACAGTGCTCACGATCGTCGTGGTGATCGTGTCGATCATCTTCATCCGCGTCCAGAACTCCCTCGAGCGCAAGGAAAGGGCGGGTCTGTGA
- a CDS encoding carbohydrate ABC transporter permease, with amino-acid sequence MHATTAIVTGKPSKARPRGGMTKKRPVDWLLLALVVIGALLVIAPFYLVLVNSFKSPVDYATSGPLAFPETLDFGGIIKFWERVNFPEKVWNSIFIAGIVSVLAVVISMLNAFAIGIGRVRGRSWIVLLFLLANLLPQEALLYPLYYMFKSVGLYDNVWSVIIVFTVIQAAFGTYLLSSVYGTFPKEILEAASLDGATRWQILWRVVFPISRPTLSVLLIFFFIWTWNEFLIPLTFLASNANQTVPVAISVLQGDRLMDVTTTSASALLGIIPTLIFFLIFQRTLTRGITAGAVK; translated from the coding sequence ATGCACGCCACCACTGCCATCGTCACCGGCAAGCCGTCCAAGGCGCGTCCGCGCGGCGGTATGACCAAGAAACGTCCGGTCGACTGGCTGCTCCTCGCGCTCGTCGTGATCGGAGCGCTGCTCGTGATCGCACCGTTCTACCTGGTGCTGGTCAACTCGTTCAAGTCACCGGTCGACTACGCGACCTCGGGCCCGCTCGCGTTTCCCGAGACCCTCGACTTCGGCGGGATCATCAAGTTCTGGGAGCGGGTCAACTTTCCCGAGAAGGTCTGGAACTCGATCTTCATCGCCGGCATCGTCTCGGTGCTCGCCGTCGTCATCTCGATGCTCAACGCCTTCGCGATCGGGATCGGTCGTGTCCGTGGCCGCAGCTGGATCGTGCTGCTCTTCCTGCTCGCGAACCTCCTGCCGCAGGAGGCCCTGCTGTACCCGCTGTACTACATGTTCAAATCGGTCGGCCTGTACGACAACGTGTGGTCGGTCATCATCGTGTTCACGGTGATCCAGGCGGCCTTCGGAACGTACCTGCTGTCGTCGGTCTACGGCACCTTCCCGAAGGAGATCCTCGAAGCGGCATCCCTCGACGGCGCGACCCGGTGGCAGATCCTGTGGCGCGTGGTCTTCCCGATCAGCCGCCCGACCCTGTCGGTGCTGCTCATCTTCTTCTTCATCTGGACGTGGAACGAATTCCTCATCCCGCTGACGTTCCTCGCATCGAACGCCAACCAGACAGTGCCCGTCGCGATCAGTGTTCTGCAGGGCGATCGACTGATGGACGTCACCACCACGAGCGCGTCCGCACTGCTGGGCATCATCCCCACGCTCATCTTCTTCCTCATCTTCCAGCGCACACTCACGCGCGGCATCACGGCAGGAGCAGTCAAGTAA
- a CDS encoding LacI family DNA-binding transcriptional regulator — protein MATIHEVAKAAGVSISTVSYALSGKRPVSEKTRLRIEGAVQELGYEPDAGARMLAGRRTHIFALTEPLRADTHAPTHMAFVLATAVAARRRGYDILLLTDEQASDGMNRVAASRLVDAILVLDVAPDDERAAIARSVRTPTVFIGIPDDPEGLTCVDLDFESAGGLAVDRMADAGHSRVTLLGQTEVSYRKSNFPRRLLRGAQERAADRGVALEWVTTGSSATDPSAVRAATEVALDRGVRAFIVHAVGDVHDVLLRALDERGLRVGEDVSVISAAASFDTSALATPIDTIPLIPARSCELAVELADTHLDQPGTAPRIHLIPPEYHSTGSIAPARE, from the coding sequence ATGGCGACGATCCACGAGGTGGCGAAGGCTGCCGGAGTGTCGATCAGCACCGTCTCCTACGCGCTGAGCGGCAAGCGCCCGGTCTCGGAGAAGACCCGCCTGCGCATCGAGGGCGCGGTCCAGGAGCTCGGCTACGAACCCGATGCGGGCGCACGCATGCTCGCTGGCCGACGCACGCACATCTTCGCCCTCACCGAACCCCTGCGGGCCGACACCCACGCCCCGACGCACATGGCGTTCGTGCTCGCCACCGCCGTGGCCGCGCGGCGCCGCGGCTACGACATCCTGCTCCTCACCGATGAGCAGGCCTCCGACGGCATGAATCGAGTCGCCGCGAGCAGACTGGTCGACGCCATCCTGGTACTCGACGTCGCCCCCGACGATGAGCGGGCGGCCATCGCACGCAGTGTGCGCACCCCCACCGTGTTCATCGGCATCCCCGACGACCCAGAAGGCCTCACCTGCGTCGACCTCGACTTCGAGTCCGCCGGAGGTCTGGCGGTCGATCGCATGGCGGACGCCGGCCACTCGCGCGTGACCCTGCTCGGACAGACAGAGGTCTCGTACCGGAAGTCGAACTTCCCTCGGCGCCTTCTCCGCGGCGCCCAGGAGCGCGCGGCTGACCGCGGGGTCGCTCTCGAGTGGGTGACGACGGGCTCGTCCGCGACCGATCCGTCGGCTGTCCGGGCCGCCACCGAGGTCGCTCTGGACCGTGGCGTCCGGGCATTCATCGTGCACGCGGTCGGCGACGTCCACGACGTCCTTCTGCGCGCCCTCGACGAGCGAGGTCTGCGGGTCGGCGAAGACGTGTCGGTCATCTCTGCGGCAGCGTCGTTCGACACCTCCGCTCTCGCGACGCCCATCGACACGATTCCCCTGATCCCCGCGCGATCGTGCGAGCTGGCGGTCGAACTGGCCGACACGCATCTCGACCAGCCGGGCACCGCGCCCCGCATCCACCTCATCCCTCCCGAGTACCACTCCACCGGATCGATCGCCCCCGCCCGGGAGTGA
- a CDS encoding GNAT family N-acetyltransferase, which produces MSELRMVELSAATIVAVNNLSLKPGQEQFLAPVSYGIAATVINPLTSWQRVVLDGDQVVGFVSANFDPEAPEEHFRSVLWRINVDADDQGKGLGRFAVEQLLEEARARGVDHVNVIYEAGEDGPEAFFLRVGFTPVGETEYSEVIAEIRVTS; this is translated from the coding sequence ATGTCCGAACTGCGCATGGTCGAACTCTCCGCCGCGACGATCGTCGCCGTGAACAACCTGTCGCTGAAGCCCGGACAGGAGCAGTTCCTCGCTCCGGTGTCCTACGGCATCGCAGCGACGGTCATCAACCCCCTGACCTCCTGGCAGCGGGTCGTGCTCGACGGCGATCAGGTCGTCGGGTTCGTGAGTGCGAACTTCGATCCCGAGGCGCCCGAGGAGCACTTCCGCTCCGTGCTGTGGCGCATCAACGTCGACGCCGATGACCAGGGCAAGGGACTCGGCCGCTTCGCGGTCGAGCAGCTTCTCGAAGAGGCGCGCGCACGAGGCGTCGACCACGTCAACGTGATCTACGAAGCAGGAGAAGACGGCCCCGAGGCCTTCTTCCTGCGCGTCGGCTTCACCCCTGTCGGGGAGACCGAGTACTCCGAGGTCATCGCAGAGATCCGCGTCACCTCCTAG
- a CDS encoding extracellular solute-binding protein, with protein MARNIRRTKTLAALAALTATGIALSGCTAGSSDEGGDGQTLKLWHYEGADSAMGKAWAEAIAIFEEETGATVEFEEKSFEQIQKTASQVLDTDAAPDLMEFNKGNATAGFLASTGLISDISDAVEEYGWDEKLAPSLQTTAKYSEDGVMGGDMWFGVPNYGEFVGVYYNQDAFAAAGLEIPTTYEEFVDVLDAFVAQGVTPLAEAGAEYPLGQLWYQLALNEADRGFVDDYQLYKEPVDWQGPEVTSATETLKEYVDKGYIASDVSSVKAEDAGVSFINGTAPIFVSGSWWFGRFVAEATDFDWTLTAFPGADLSLGSSGNLWVVPENAANKELAYEFIDITMRPEIQAIIGNNGGLPVAADTADITDEKSAALIETFNGVLDADGLSFYPDWPAPGFYDVIVQELQGLITGTQNAETTNENLGEQYDEGTAEFR; from the coding sequence ATGGCACGCAACATCCGCAGGACGAAGACTCTGGCCGCACTGGCCGCACTGACGGCGACGGGGATCGCGCTCAGTGGCTGCACCGCCGGATCCTCCGACGAGGGAGGAGACGGGCAGACCCTCAAGCTCTGGCACTACGAAGGAGCAGACAGCGCGATGGGCAAGGCCTGGGCCGAGGCGATCGCGATCTTCGAGGAGGAGACCGGAGCGACCGTCGAGTTCGAGGAGAAGTCCTTCGAGCAGATCCAGAAGACCGCGAGCCAGGTGCTCGACACCGACGCCGCCCCCGATCTGATGGAGTTCAACAAGGGCAACGCCACCGCGGGATTCCTCGCCTCGACCGGACTGATCTCCGACATCTCGGATGCCGTCGAGGAGTACGGCTGGGATGAGAAGCTCGCCCCGTCGCTGCAGACCACCGCCAAGTACTCCGAAGACGGTGTGATGGGCGGCGACATGTGGTTCGGCGTTCCGAACTACGGCGAGTTCGTGGGCGTCTACTACAACCAGGACGCGTTCGCCGCGGCAGGGCTCGAGATCCCGACGACGTACGAGGAGTTCGTCGACGTGCTCGACGCGTTCGTCGCGCAGGGCGTCACTCCGCTGGCCGAGGCCGGCGCGGAGTATCCGCTGGGGCAGCTCTGGTACCAGCTCGCCCTGAACGAAGCCGACCGCGGCTTCGTCGACGACTACCAGCTCTACAAGGAGCCGGTCGACTGGCAGGGCCCCGAGGTCACCTCGGCGACCGAGACTCTCAAGGAGTACGTCGACAAGGGGTACATCGCCTCGGATGTGTCGTCGGTCAAGGCCGAGGACGCCGGAGTGTCGTTCATCAACGGCACCGCCCCGATCTTCGTCTCCGGCTCGTGGTGGTTCGGTCGCTTCGTCGCCGAGGCGACCGATTTCGACTGGACGCTGACCGCCTTCCCCGGCGCCGACCTGTCGCTCGGCTCTTCGGGCAACCTCTGGGTCGTGCCCGAGAACGCGGCGAACAAGGAACTGGCATACGAGTTCATCGACATCACGATGCGGCCCGAGATCCAGGCGATCATCGGCAACAACGGCGGTCTTCCCGTCGCGGCCGACACCGCCGACATCACCGATGAGAAGAGCGCGGCACTGATCGAGACGTTCAACGGCGTGCTCGACGCCGACGGACTCTCGTTCTACCCGGATTGGCCCGCACCCGGCTTCTACGACGTGATCGTCCAGGAGCTCCAGGGACTCATCACCGGCACGCAGAACGCCGAGACCACCAACGAGAACCTCGGCGAGCAGTACGACGAGGGCACCGCGGAATTCCGTTGA